One region of Aminobacterium colombiense DSM 12261 genomic DNA includes:
- the pyrH gene encoding UMP kinase — translation MVKRVLLKLSGEVLAGSKSFGLDLEAIHSICEEIAEVARTGVEIAMVVGGGNMLRGRDVQTMGIERAQADSMGMLATVINALALQDVLEKLGVPTRVQTAIEMRQLAEPYIRRKAIRHLEKGRIVIFAGGTGSPYFSTDTAAALRAAEVDADCLLKATKVDGIYSADPEKNPDAVLLHKITYMEALKQQLEIMDAAAFSLCMENRIPIVVLNVLKKGNLHNFLVDGKKIGTIVSTGEEEVYSA, via the coding sequence ATGGTAAAAAGGGTGTTGCTAAAACTCTCTGGAGAAGTATTGGCCGGCTCGAAAAGTTTCGGTCTTGATTTAGAAGCAATACATTCGATTTGTGAAGAAATTGCAGAAGTAGCACGTACGGGAGTAGAGATTGCCATGGTTGTTGGCGGCGGTAATATGCTTCGTGGCAGAGATGTTCAAACCATGGGCATAGAGAGAGCTCAGGCTGATTCTATGGGAATGCTGGCTACGGTCATAAACGCTCTGGCATTGCAGGATGTACTTGAAAAGCTGGGGGTGCCCACCCGGGTACAGACAGCCATTGAGATGAGGCAGCTAGCGGAGCCTTACATAAGAAGAAAGGCCATTCGGCACCTTGAAAAGGGACGGATTGTTATTTTTGCCGGGGGGACCGGGTCTCCTTATTTCTCCACAGATACGGCTGCTGCCCTACGGGCGGCGGAGGTTGACGCAGATTGTTTGTTGAAAGCGACGAAGGTAGATGGTATATATAGTGCGGATCCTGAAAAAAACCCCGATGCCGTGCTTTTGCATAAAATTACCTACATGGAAGCTCTAAAGCAGCAGCTCGAAATAATGGATGCGGCGGCTTTTTCCTTGTGTATGGAAAACCGTATTCCAATAGTGGTTCTTAATGTCCTTAAAAAAGGCAATTTACATAATTTTCTGGTTGATGGGAAAAAGATTGGAACAATAGTTTCGACAGGGGAGGAGGAAGTATACAGTGCCTAA